Genomic DNA from Vanrija pseudolonga chromosome 3, complete sequence:
GTAGCTCAATCGGTGCGCCTGGCAAGTCAGCCGAGATCGCACCAACAGTCTCACCAGCCCTGTTCCCAAGATGTGCACGGATCGGAGATTCGCCGTTGTGAGTACCTGTGCGACGGTGTCGGCAATCTCCAGCGGCCAGCGCTGAAACTTGCCCCCTTCGAGGCCACTGATATCTATACCGTGCTGGACAGCCATGTGCCAGATGTGTGCTGCGATCCACTGTTGGCCCATCAATACTTCAATCCACCACACTTCATCCCATAGGCTGAGTGCGGGTTGGACAGCTGAGAAGGTCTTTGGGCAAATggatgccgccgcgcgctccaaCTTGCTGACATAGTTGACAATGTCCGAAGGGCTGAGGCGGCAGCTATTCAAATCGCACTGGTCCCTTGCACATCGGCAGAACTCGGGAGTGACGACGTCGAACAGGTTTGTCAAGAGTGCCAAGTGCGAAATCTCGACGGTGCGCGTGTCCATACTGAACAGTCGATACGCTGGGTCGACAGCGTCATCAAACGACGGAAGTAAGGGGCTCTGACCGAGGCAGACGACCTGGCTTGTTCCTTGGCGGAGCTCGCATGCTCGGTTGCGGACGACCACGAAGCAGTACACGGCCATAGTACGTGACCGCTGTGCGGGATCCATGTCAACATATGTGCTGGCGTGATGGAGTCCCATGGAGCGCGCGAGATGCGCTGATTCGGCTACCCGGAAATGTCCAGCCTCATCTCCGAATACGATGGAAAAGTagaggccgaggtggaagGTCGTGATGACCTGCTCGAGTGTCGTGTTGGACCCCAGGGCCCGAGTATAGTGTCGCAACGTGACCTCGGCAatgacgcgctcgcgacgtACCCGAAACTCCTCACTCTCATCATCCCGAATGACTTCGGTGATGAAGGCCATGGTGAGGGCACAAAGCGCGAGTACCATTGTGCCAAAGACGgagtcggcgtgctcgatTGTTCCGAGTCCTTCAAGAAACCACTCGCGATCCAGGAACGGGTAACACGGGTGGATGTGGTGAAAGTACTTGGTCACTAGGTTGTCGATCTCTGCCATGGTCAGGACACTGGAAAGAGAAGAGGTCGTAACACGTGTCAAGGTGGTTGTgggtgcgagtgcgagtgggGAGACGTCAAGTGGGGAGACGTCAAAGTTGAGGGCTTCCGACGCCGTGCGAGTTGGGGCGGGAGTTGGGTGGATGATGTCAACCTCATCGAGTCTTGACGCTGAGTAGACCTTTGGTGTGAGTTGCGTCTCTTTGACTGAGTCACCTGGTTGCTGGCCTGGCCCGCAATGGTCGTTTCCGAACGGCTGGCGGTCGAGTTCTGCGCAGCCTCGTCCTCTTGCATCTTCTTGAGCCGCTCTACTATTGTCCCTCTCGGACCCCGCTTCTTGAGCTTGGTGCGGTAGGTGCACtggagctcggccttgatgcACATTGAGCAGTGTAAAGCGCGGTTGCACTGGGAGTGAACGGATGCTCCAGCTGTCGGACTCACCTTTCGACGGCGGACCTGACACTGATCGCAGGACTGGTTCATCGTGGGCAGCATGCCCGGTGATATGAGCGTGATATCCATTGTGTGCGTCACTAGCGCAAAGTGCAGTCGCGATAGCAGGTCAATGGTGCGAGCGACTTGCGTTGATTATCTAGGATGGGGTCGAGTGGGCAAACTGCGGGAAAACTGCGGGCAAACTGAGGGGAGTGGAGATACTGCGGGGTCTGGTGGAGAAATGGCGGGCAGCTGCGAGTCAGTGTATCATCATCAACCTATGTACATATCATGCATAAGAGGAAGGCATGGTTCATGAAGATGACACCGCAGTCTCACATAGTTGCTATGGTCAAGGAGAACGCTGACTCCCgtgtcgacattgacgaggtTCTGGCCTTTGCTATCCAGCTTGCCCGCGACGTACGTCCTGGGAGAGACTCGATCTGAACAGCGCAGGCCGGAGATCTGATCCGGGAGGGCCAGGCTGGTATATTCAAGTCGCAGTCGGTGGCCCAGACCAAGGCAAACGCCGTTGACGTGAGAAGCTAGACACGTGGAGGTCTGACGCGGCTCAGCTTgtcaccgaggtcgacaaggccgtcgaAGCTTTCATCTTTGGACGGATTCGCGCGGCGTACCCTCAGCACCAGTTGTGAGTGCTCCACCTGGGTGTCTGGCTGAGCAACAGTATTGGTGAGGAGACCTACCATGGTCAAGTCATCTCGGACAAGCCGACCTGGATTGGTATGTCGGAAGTGTTTGTTGGTGCACGTGGCTGACTTGTTTCCAGTGGAGTGAGCCTgcggcctcgccgaggagcccTGTAACCTAGTGCTGACAGCTTGGTCAAGCCCCATCGATGGCACGACCAACTTTGTAAGGTCGCAGTCACCATCTGATGTTGACGGCAGATCCATGGCTATCCCATGGCGGCGACATCCATCGGCTTGGCTGTGGGCGGTGTCCCTGTCGTTGGAGTTGTCTACAACCCGTTCCTAAACATGCTCGTGAGTAGGCAAGTAACTGTGTAGCTCACCGGCAGTACTCAGCCggagctggccgaggcgcgtATCTCAATCAGACGACGCGCCTCCCTATCACTGGCAAGCCTCGGCCCCTCGCAGATCTAGGTCACGCACTgtgagctcgagaaggaggaccCGCTCACCGCAGCATTTCGGTCGATATTGGCGGATCGCGACGGCCTTCGGTTCTGAGTTCGAGACTGAGGACTTTCGAAAAGTTGGCCGGCGAGCCAGAGTTTGGCGGAAAGATGGTCCATTCGCTCCGTTCGATTGGGTGCGCCTCGCTCAACATTTGCCAGGTAGCCAGCGGCGGACAGGACATGTGCGTGACGTTGACTCTTCATGACTAACGTCCGCCCAGGCACTGGGAGATCGGAGTGAGGCACAGTATTAAACACCCGCTAACAATAGTGCTGGGCATGGGACGTTTGCGTGAGTGCTGGGCATGTGGGCGGGGCGTTGACTCCAGGCCGGCATTTGCATTCTCACagaggcgggcggggctgCTTTCGGCGGCAAGCACACCGCACTCACAGGAGAGGTCGACAGGAAGCTGATTGGTGAGGCTCCTGCTTGTGATGATCCTGCTAAACCTGTTCAGTTGGTCGCAAATACCTATTTGTGCGCAACATTGCCCCGGGACCAGTGAGTTCCAGGCCTGAGTTCAGCTGACGGGCAGGGAGAGACTGGCCTCGAGGTCCAACGACAGTTTGCTACCCAGTTTTACGACTTGACCGACGACATTGAGCCGTAA
This window encodes:
- the YFL052W gene encoding putative transcriptional regulatory protein — encoded protein: MDITLISPGMLPTMNQSCDQCQVRRRKCNRALHCSMCIKAELQCTYRTKLKKRGPRGTIVERLKKMQEDEAAQNSTASRSETTIAGQASNQVYSASRLDEVDIIHPTPAPTRTASEALNFDVSPLDVSPLALAPTTTLTRVTTSSLSSVLTMAEIDNLVTKYFHHIHPCYPFLDREWFLEGLGTIEHADSVFGTMVLALCALTMAFITEVIRDDESEEFRVRRERVIAEVTLRHYTRALGSNTTLEQVITTFHLGLYFSIVFGDEAGHFRVAESAHLARSMGLHHASTYVDMDPAQRSRTMAVYCFVVVRNRACELRQGTSQVVCLGQSPLLPSFDDAVDPAYRLFSMDTRTVEISHLALLTNLFDVVTPEFCRCARDQCDLNSCRLSPSDIVNYVSKLERAAASICPKTFSAVQPALSLWDEVWWIEVLMGQQWIAAHIWHMAVQHGIDISGLEGGKFQRWPLEIADTVAQVLTTANLRSVHILGTGLAHRLSYINSCGSQYLQATEVEEQELERALANLQHISEVVVGWDPRYWTRRLQQSATHTCKA
- the qutG_5 gene encoding Protein qutG; amino-acid sequence: MVKENADSRVDIDEVLAFAIQLARDAGDLIREGQAGIFKSQSVAQTKANAVDLVTEVDKAVEAFIFGRIRAAYPQHQFIGEETYHGQVISDKPTWIAWSSPIDGTTNFIHGYPMAATSIGLAVGGVPVVGVVYNPFLNMLYSAGAGRGAYLNQTTRLPITGKPRPLADLGHALISVDIGGSRRPSVLSSRLRTFEKLAGEPEFGGKMVHSLRSIGCASLNICQVASGGQDMHWEIGAGICILTEAGGAAFGGKHTALTGEVDRKLIVGRKYLFVRNIAPGPGETGLEVQRQFATQFYDLTDDIEP